A DNA window from Labrys wisconsinensis contains the following coding sequences:
- a CDS encoding S41 family peptidase encodes MRKLPLLLCGVALGATAALVVTQPRIFLGGANAAVTDTYKQLNLFGDVFERVRADYVEQPDDGKLVEAAVNGMLASLDPHSSYMDGKSFQDMQVQTRGEFGGLGIEVTMEDNVLKVVTPIDDTPAAKAGILSGDLIIALDGDQIQGLTLQQAVEKMRGPVNSPITLKIKRAGKDDPFDVKIVRDVIRIKSVRSKVEGDDVGYIRITQFTEQTFDGLKASIEKLNKDIPANKFKGYVIDLRNNPGGLLDQAIAVSNAFLDRGEIVSTRGRNPDDIQRFSARPGGDLSAGKPVIVLVNGGSASASEIVAGALQDHKRATILGTRSFGKGSVQTIIPLNGNGALRLTTARYYTPSGRSIQAKGIEPEIEVKQNVPDDLKGKDETKGEAGLKGHLESQDKKEEGGSSAYVPADEKDDTQLKAALDLLRGAQKSAFFPPDQKTAVPN; translated from the coding sequence ATGCGCAAGCTTCCCCTTCTTCTGTGCGGTGTGGCTCTCGGCGCGACGGCAGCCCTGGTGGTCACGCAGCCGCGCATCTTCCTCGGCGGCGCCAACGCGGCCGTCACCGACACCTACAAGCAGCTCAACCTGTTCGGCGACGTGTTCGAGCGCGTGCGCGCCGACTATGTCGAGCAGCCCGACGACGGCAAGCTGGTCGAGGCGGCGGTCAACGGCATGCTCGCCTCGCTCGACCCGCATTCCAGCTACATGGACGGCAAGAGCTTCCAGGACATGCAGGTGCAGACCCGCGGCGAGTTCGGCGGTCTCGGCATCGAGGTGACCATGGAGGACAACGTCCTCAAGGTGGTCACGCCGATCGACGACACCCCGGCGGCCAAGGCCGGCATCCTCTCGGGCGACCTGATCATCGCCCTCGACGGCGACCAGATCCAGGGCCTGACGCTGCAGCAGGCCGTGGAGAAGATGCGCGGCCCGGTGAACAGCCCGATCACGCTCAAGATCAAGCGCGCCGGCAAGGACGACCCCTTCGACGTCAAGATCGTCCGCGACGTCATCCGCATCAAGTCGGTGCGCTCCAAGGTGGAGGGCGACGATGTCGGCTATATCCGCATCACGCAGTTCACCGAGCAGACCTTCGACGGCCTGAAGGCGAGCATCGAGAAGCTGAACAAGGACATCCCGGCCAACAAGTTCAAGGGTTACGTCATCGACCTGCGCAACAATCCCGGCGGCCTGCTCGACCAGGCCATCGCGGTGTCCAACGCCTTCCTCGACCGCGGCGAGATCGTCTCGACCCGCGGCCGCAACCCGGACGACATCCAGCGCTTCTCGGCGCGGCCGGGCGGCGATCTCAGCGCCGGCAAGCCTGTGATCGTGCTGGTCAACGGCGGCTCGGCCTCGGCCTCCGAGATCGTCGCCGGCGCCCTGCAGGACCACAAGCGCGCCACCATCCTGGGCACGCGCAGCTTCGGCAAGGGCTCGGTGCAGACCATCATCCCGCTCAACGGCAACGGGGCGCTGCGCCTGACCACGGCGCGCTACTACACCCCGTCCGGCCGCTCGATCCAGGCCAAGGGCATCGAGCCGGAGATCGAGGTCAAGCAGAACGTGCCCGACGACCTCAAGGGCAAGGATGAGACCAAGGGCGAGGCCGGGCTGAAGGGCCATCTGGAGAGCCAGGACAAGAAGGAGGAGGGCGGTTCCTCCGCCTATGTGCCGGCCGACGAGAAGGACGACACCCAGCTCAAGGCTGCGCTCGACCTGCTGCGCGGCGCCCAGAAGAGCGCCTTCTTCCCGCCGGACCAGAAGACCGCGGTCCCGAACTGA
- a CDS encoding murein hydrolase activator EnvC family protein: MALRALATLLTAPRLAAAGAVVCALAGPAAAETPAPPPAQAEAPPDAAQKRSELARLQDEIKLSDETVGRLQDQIRSLDTDRMKLRADLLETGARARDTEDKVVEAESRLSALRADEDTVKASLLARRGVLVEVLASLQRMGHHPPPALLVRPEDALEAVRSAMLLGAVLPEMRKETTALAADLQRLAEVRAGITAERDSLKASLASLVEDRKRIDLLVEEREKALAQQQRSLATEKEHSEALAHDASSLKDLIARMEQEVAASRDAAKAADAAAAKPAAPGALAALEDANRLSPARPFEKAKGMLPLPAAGQTLRRFGDDDGNGGVEKGIAIAPPPSATVTAPCDGWVVYAGPFRSYGQLLIINAGGGYHVVLAGMDKINVGLGQFVLTGEPVAAMGSGETRVASSTTTSAAQPTLYVEFRKDGVSIDPTPWWAKQGEKARG, from the coding sequence ATGGCGCTTCGTGCCCTCGCAACGCTTTTGACGGCCCCGCGCCTGGCGGCGGCAGGCGCGGTCGTCTGCGCGCTGGCCGGACCCGCTGCGGCCGAGACGCCGGCCCCGCCGCCCGCGCAGGCCGAGGCGCCGCCCGACGCGGCGCAGAAGCGCAGCGAGCTCGCCCGGCTTCAGGACGAGATCAAGCTCAGCGACGAGACGGTCGGGCGCCTCCAGGACCAGATCCGCTCCCTCGACACCGACCGCATGAAGCTGCGCGCCGACCTGCTGGAGACCGGCGCCCGGGCGCGCGACACCGAGGACAAGGTGGTGGAGGCCGAATCGCGCCTGTCCGCGTTGCGGGCCGACGAGGACACGGTGAAGGCCTCGCTGCTCGCCCGCCGCGGCGTGCTCGTCGAGGTGTTGGCCTCGCTGCAGCGCATGGGCCATCATCCGCCGCCGGCCCTGCTCGTGCGACCAGAGGACGCACTCGAGGCGGTGCGCAGCGCCATGCTGCTCGGCGCGGTGCTGCCGGAGATGCGCAAGGAAACCACGGCCCTGGCCGCGGATCTCCAGCGCCTGGCTGAGGTCCGCGCCGGCATCACCGCCGAGCGCGATTCGCTCAAGGCGAGCCTCGCCTCCCTGGTCGAGGACCGCAAGCGCATCGACCTCCTGGTCGAGGAGCGCGAGAAGGCCCTGGCCCAGCAGCAGCGCTCGCTGGCCACCGAGAAGGAGCATTCGGAGGCGCTCGCCCACGATGCCTCCAGCCTGAAGGACCTGATCGCCCGCATGGAGCAGGAGGTGGCGGCCTCGCGCGATGCGGCCAAGGCGGCGGACGCCGCCGCGGCCAAGCCGGCCGCACCCGGCGCGCTCGCCGCCCTGGAGGATGCCAACCGCCTGTCGCCGGCCCGGCCCTTCGAGAAAGCCAAGGGCATGCTGCCCCTGCCGGCCGCCGGCCAGACCCTGCGCCGGTTCGGCGACGACGACGGCAATGGCGGCGTGGAGAAGGGCATCGCCATCGCGCCGCCGCCCTCGGCCACGGTGACGGCGCCCTGCGACGGCTGGGTCGTCTATGCCGGGCCGTTCCGCTCCTACGGCCAACTCTTGATCATCAATGCCGGTGGAGGCTACCATGTCGTTTTAGCCGGCATGGACAAGATCAACGTCGGTCTCGGGCAGTTCGTCCTGACGGGCGAGCCGGTAGCCGCCATGGGATCGGGGGAGACCCGGGTGGCCTCCAGCACGACTACCAGCGCGGCACAGCCGACGCTATATGTAGAGTTTCGGAAAGACGGCGTTTCCATTGACCCCACCCCGTGGTGGGCGAAACAAGGTGAAAAGGCACGCGGATAA
- the lptM gene encoding LPS translocon maturation chaperone LptM: MPRLALPLLLALAAAVALSGCGRQGKLEPPPEQKLVQGQDGKSKDPGPEKPKTSFFLDPLLN, encoded by the coding sequence ATGCCGCGCCTTGCCCTTCCCCTCCTTCTCGCCCTCGCCGCCGCCGTGGCGCTCTCGGGCTGCGGCCGGCAGGGCAAGCTCGAGCCGCCGCCCGAGCAGAAGCTGGTGCAGGGCCAGGACGGCAAATCCAAGGATCCCGGCCCGGAAAAGCCCAAGACCTCCTTCTTCCTCGATCCGCTGTTGAACTGA
- the bmt gene encoding betaine--homocysteine S-methyltransferase, producing the protein MLAELLAQKGVLLADGATGTNLFEMGLMSGDPPEMWNLDHPERIRALHQSFVDAGADIILTNSFGGNRRRLALHKLDGRVRELNAVAAQLARAVAAGAGRPVVVAGSIGPTGDLFQPLGPLTEDEAVEIFAEQIEGLKQGGADVAWIETMSAPEEMRAAARAAAKVGLPYTITGSFDTAGKTMMGLPPAAMPGFLGELTPAPVAVGANCGVGASDLLVSVLSMTEANPEAIIIAKANAGIPQFHGDHIHYSGTPELMGHYARLAVDAGARIIGGCCGTSPAHLAAMRQAIDAHARAGRPDMAEVVAKIGPLVAPPKAPGSDEGRRAGRRRG; encoded by the coding sequence ATGCTCGCAGAGCTCCTGGCCCAGAAGGGCGTGCTCCTCGCCGACGGCGCCACCGGCACCAACCTGTTCGAGATGGGCCTGATGTCCGGCGACCCGCCGGAGATGTGGAACCTCGACCATCCCGAGCGGATCCGCGCCCTGCACCAGAGCTTCGTCGACGCCGGCGCCGACATCATCCTGACCAATTCCTTCGGCGGCAACCGCCGGCGCCTCGCCCTGCACAAGCTCGACGGGCGCGTGCGCGAGCTCAACGCCGTTGCCGCGCAGCTCGCCCGCGCTGTGGCCGCGGGCGCCGGCCGGCCGGTGGTGGTCGCCGGCTCGATCGGCCCGACGGGCGATCTGTTCCAGCCGCTCGGCCCGCTGACCGAAGACGAGGCGGTCGAGATCTTCGCCGAGCAGATCGAGGGCCTGAAGCAGGGCGGCGCCGACGTCGCCTGGATCGAGACCATGTCCGCGCCGGAGGAAATGCGGGCCGCCGCCAGGGCCGCGGCCAAGGTCGGCCTGCCCTACACCATCACCGGCAGCTTCGACACCGCCGGCAAGACCATGATGGGCCTGCCGCCGGCGGCCATGCCCGGCTTCCTCGGCGAGCTCACCCCCGCCCCGGTCGCGGTCGGCGCCAATTGCGGCGTCGGCGCCTCCGACCTCCTGGTCTCGGTGCTGTCGATGACCGAGGCGAACCCGGAGGCGATCATCATCGCCAAGGCCAATGCCGGCATCCCGCAGTTCCACGGCGACCACATCCACTATTCCGGCACGCCGGAGCTGATGGGCCACTATGCCCGGCTGGCGGTGGACGCCGGCGCGCGCATCATCGGCGGCTGCTGCGGCACCTCGCCGGCCCACCTCGCGGCCATGCGCCAGGCCATCGACGCCCATGCCCGGGCGGGGCGGCCGGACATGGCGGAGGTCGTGGCGAAGATCGGGCCGCTGGTGGCGCCGCCGAAGGCCCCGGGATCGGACGAAGGCCGCCGCGCCGGCCGGCGGCGGGGGTGA
- the lysA gene encoding diaminopimelate decarboxylase — translation MHHFAYRGGVLHAEDVPLPTIAAEVGTPFYCYSAATLRRHYRVFSEAFAGVPSLVCYAMKANSNLAVLKVLAKLGAGMDVVSEGELRRARAAGVPPDKIMFSGVGKTARELAYALDEGILCFNVESEPELERLSAIATAKGRTAHVSLRVNPDVDARTHKKISTGKSENKFGIPIAQARAVYAKAARLPGLAVSGVDMHIGSQITALEPYDASIERLAGLVRELRADGHVIEHVDLGGGLGIPYRDDNEPPPHPEDYAAVVKRYAPDLGARLIFEPGRLIAGNAGILVSEVIYVKQGEGRTFVIVDAAMNDLIRPTLYDAYHAIWPVKERPPGGAMIEADVVGPVCETGDYIALGRDIPAVAAGDLIAVMSAGAYGAVQAGTYNSRLLVPEVLVDGERYAVIRPRPSHDELLGLDRVPDWLG, via the coding sequence ATGCACCATTTCGCCTATCGGGGCGGCGTGCTCCATGCCGAGGATGTCCCGCTGCCGACGATCGCAGCCGAAGTCGGCACGCCCTTCTACTGCTATTCCGCTGCGACGCTGCGCCGGCACTACCGGGTGTTCTCCGAAGCCTTCGCCGGCGTGCCCTCGCTGGTGTGCTACGCCATGAAGGCCAATTCCAACCTCGCCGTGCTCAAGGTGCTGGCCAAGCTCGGCGCCGGCATGGACGTGGTGTCGGAGGGCGAGCTCAGGCGCGCGCGCGCCGCCGGCGTGCCGCCCGACAAGATCATGTTCTCGGGCGTCGGCAAGACGGCGCGCGAACTCGCCTACGCCCTCGACGAGGGCATCCTGTGCTTCAACGTCGAATCCGAGCCCGAGCTGGAGCGCCTCTCGGCCATCGCGACCGCCAAGGGCCGCACCGCCCATGTCTCGCTGCGCGTCAACCCGGATGTCGACGCGCGCACCCACAAGAAGATCTCGACCGGCAAGTCCGAGAACAAGTTCGGCATCCCGATCGCGCAGGCCCGCGCCGTCTACGCCAAGGCGGCGAGGCTGCCGGGACTCGCGGTCTCCGGCGTCGACATGCATATCGGCAGCCAGATCACGGCGCTGGAGCCCTACGACGCCTCGATCGAGCGCCTCGCCGGGCTGGTGCGGGAACTCAGGGCCGACGGCCACGTCATCGAGCATGTCGATCTCGGCGGCGGCCTCGGCATCCCCTATCGCGACGACAACGAGCCGCCGCCGCATCCGGAGGACTACGCGGCCGTGGTCAAACGCTATGCGCCCGACCTCGGCGCCAGGCTGATCTTCGAGCCCGGCCGGCTGATCGCCGGCAATGCCGGCATCCTGGTCAGCGAGGTGATCTATGTGAAGCAGGGGGAAGGGCGCACCTTCGTCATCGTCGACGCGGCGATGAACGACCTGATCCGCCCGACCCTCTACGACGCCTATCACGCAATCTGGCCGGTGAAGGAGCGCCCGCCCGGCGGCGCGATGATCGAGGCCGACGTGGTCGGGCCGGTGTGCGAGACCGGCGACTATATCGCGCTCGGCCGCGACATCCCGGCGGTCGCCGCCGGCGACCTGATCGCTGTCATGTCGGCGGGCGCCTACGGCGCGGTCCAGGCCGGCACCTACAATTCGCGCCTGCTCGTGCCCGAGGTGCTGGTGGACGGCGAGCGCTACGCCGTGATCCGCCCGCGCCCGAGCCATGACGAGCTCCTGGGGCTCGACCGGGTGCCGGACTGGCTGGGGTAG